In the Corynebacterium suedekumii genome, one interval contains:
- the dacB gene encoding D-alanyl-D-alanine carboxypeptidase/D-alanyl-D-alanine endopeptidase, with amino-acid sequence MSGKKLWWAVSAGVVALATGSVATVGVLAQQHYGDLTHAPAFAIEEPEPPLVPAQAEVPVDNVALARALDRFVEGSEDLGTLHGQVTDTVTGETVWELNADASLQPASATKILTGAAAILALGPDDVLTTEVVRSGGTVVIRASGDVWLTSGQLDDLAEQVGQAEQVIIDTSLWAGEPLMPGWDPQDIDAGYIAPLEPAMLYGARIGDTEGDVPRSHTPALDVARALADRVGAETVGLGPAPADAEVVATTGSPELIDRLTEMMLHSDNVMAEAIGHEVALHRGLPATAQGATQATLDVLGEHGIDISGVSLADNSGLSTLNLIPPRVLDDVLHDAAAHPPLRPLLATLPVAGGSGTLTDRYDDMSGRGWVRAKTGTLTATSALAGVVTADSGRVYSFTLLSNGSEILPARVALDEFASVIRDS; translated from the coding sequence ATGAGCGGAAAGAAGCTGTGGTGGGCCGTCTCGGCCGGGGTGGTGGCGCTGGCCACGGGGTCGGTCGCCACGGTGGGGGTGCTCGCGCAGCAGCATTACGGGGATCTCACGCACGCCCCGGCCTTCGCCATCGAGGAGCCGGAACCGCCACTGGTGCCCGCGCAGGCGGAGGTCCCGGTGGACAATGTGGCGCTGGCGCGGGCGCTCGACCGGTTTGTCGAGGGGTCGGAGGATCTGGGCACCCTGCACGGCCAGGTGACGGACACGGTGACGGGGGAGACGGTGTGGGAGCTCAACGCGGATGCGTCGTTGCAGCCGGCGAGTGCGACGAAGATTCTCACGGGGGCGGCGGCGATTCTGGCCCTGGGGCCGGATGATGTGCTCACCACGGAGGTGGTGCGTTCCGGTGGCACCGTGGTCATCCGGGCGTCGGGGGATGTGTGGTTGACGTCGGGGCAGCTGGATGACCTGGCGGAGCAGGTGGGGCAGGCGGAGCAGGTGATCATCGATACGTCGCTGTGGGCGGGGGAGCCGCTCATGCCGGGGTGGGATCCGCAGGACATTGACGCGGGGTACATCGCCCCGTTGGAGCCGGCGATGCTCTACGGGGCGCGGATCGGGGACACGGAGGGCGATGTGCCGCGTTCGCACACCCCGGCTCTCGATGTCGCCCGGGCGCTGGCGGACCGCGTCGGCGCGGAGACGGTCGGGCTCGGCCCGGCGCCGGCGGACGCGGAGGTGGTCGCCACGACCGGGTCCCCGGAGCTCATCGACCGGCTCACGGAGATGATGCTGCACTCGGACAATGTCATGGCCGAGGCGATCGGGCATGAGGTCGCGCTGCACCGCGGGCTGCCGGCCACCGCGCAGGGGGCGACGCAGGCCACGCTCGATGTCCTGGGTGAGCACGGCATCGACATCTCGGGTGTGAGCCTGGCGGACAATTCGGGGCTGAGCACCCTCAACCTCATCCCGCCGCGGGTCCTCGACGACGTGCTTCACGACGCCGCCGCCCACCCCCCGCTGCGTCCCCTCCTGGCCACCCTCCCGGTCGCCGGCGGGTCCGGCACCCTCACCGACCGTTATGACGACATGTCCGGTCGCGGCTGGGTCCGGGCGAAAACGGGCACGCTCACGGCGACCTCGGCACTCGCCGGGGTGGTCACCGCCGATTCGGGCCGCGTGTACTCCTTCACCCTGCTGTCCAACGGCTCGGAGATTCTGCCGGCCCGCGTCGCACTCGACGAGTTCGCCTCCGTCATCCGGGATTCCTGA